The following coding sequences are from one Mastomys coucha isolate ucsf_1 unplaced genomic scaffold, UCSF_Mcou_1 pScaffold9, whole genome shotgun sequence window:
- the LOC116084809 gene encoding dynein light chain 1, cytoplasmic-like, whose translation MCDGKVVIKNADMSEEIQQDSVERATQALEKYNIEKDVASHIKEFDKKYNPTWHCIVGRSFGSCMTHETKHFIYFYLVTLLFKSG comes from the coding sequence ATGTGCGACGGAAAGGTGGTGATCAAAAATGCAGATATGTCGGAAGAGATACAACAGGACTCGGTGGAGCGAGCTACTCAGGCGTTGGAGAAATACAACATAGAGAAGGATGTTGCTTCCCATATCAAGGAGTTTGACAAGAAGTACAACCCCACCTGGCACTGCATTGTGGGCCGGAGCTTCGGTAGTTGTATGACACACGAAACCAAACACTTCATCTACTTCTACCTGGTCACTCTTCTGTTCAAATCTGGTTAA